From Micropterus dolomieu isolate WLL.071019.BEF.003 ecotype Adirondacks linkage group LG21, ASM2129224v1, whole genome shotgun sequence:
CAACTTGTACAAATAATATTTTGAACCCATACTGTTGTGTTTCTGGTGAATTACTGCATCACATCCATTTCCCTGGTCACACCTAACATGCACATATAGGGGCCACAGGATGACAGCAATGTCAGAGAATGTAAATGATCAACTGGGGAGTGATTAAGTTGTGCTGCTCTCTGTGGTTTTTGCTTCAGTGAGGTTAAAATTCCAACCTCATTCAAGACTGTCTTAATTGACTAAGAATTggtgattaaataaaaaagaggcctaattaaataaaactatgGGGAGAAAATGGCATTGTGACAGACTTTGGGAAAATACCATTCTGAAACAATTTCATATCATTTAGCTGTGAGTAATTTCAATTTATATTGATTCATTGTCTgattatatttcattatatcAGAGATAGTAGAGTTACTAGTGACTAACgtcatgtatttttacatgtagCGTTAGTTTTTAGACTTAACTAAGCTAGCTAGATCGTAAAGCAAATCGTGAAtcagataaataataaatgtttctgtTAAAACCTGCTCTGTCTGACAGCTTATTGCTGCTAGCTAAGGTTACTTCGGTTAGCAACGATAGCTGACGTTAATCATCTGATCTGGCACTTTTCACTCTTTATCAGGACTATCAACAAGGCAGATGAAATACAATCAGGACATTTAACCAACAACATAATTAACGATATAATGTTTGGACAAATTACCCTCCACGGTCTCTCTTCAGAGCTTTCCATTGCTAGCTGCATTAGCTCGGCTTCAACAGGAACAATACTTCCGATTCGATttaatttcacaataaaagccctaCCACACAATTTTACAGCACTTAATTTGAAAAGACGCACTTTCATAAGCAAACGTCAACCCATCACAATACTAAACACCAGACAGCAGAGCAGCTCTTTCCCCCAAGCTATTAGAAGTTTAAACTCagattcatcctcagcactgctccatttaatatagtttatttgtttaccattaatttatattttttaattgcttctatattgtatctatattgtctgctacatggcagaagggagttacaaactcaatttcactctgtaacctgacaaaataaatctacctacctaacTATAAtagtgacattttattttttaactgttttacaTAACTTTGGACATTTCTTCTTggctttttaaatattttcttatcTATTACGGTTTTAAAGTACTGATTATTGACCCAACCGCTAATCATGCgcttatttataaataaatgcgTCCAACTTCAGTCAAGAAATTACCAGATACTGAAACGATTATATTCCAGTCTCATTTGATAGTTCATGTACATGCTTAagacattacaaaaataattattagctACAATTAATTTCAAAACAGTCCTTTATTTGTCTATAAATACACCAGAAAAGGAAAAACCACTTGCAAATTATTCCTATaactcaggaaaaaaaacaaataaaattatttgtaattaaaaacaaaagtatagaGCTGTTATTGCTCCAATTATGTCGTAAGAATGGGACTCTGGATGATAGTATACCTGACGTGAATTGTAAAAATGCAACAATTATGGAaagggcgggggggggggtgctaTAACTCAAAGTCAATTCAAATCTGATATAACAATACTTCACAAACTATTCTTTGTGTTGGCATTGTGGTGAATTTATGATGCCTGGCTATAATCAGTCACGCTGTAACATGTGATTACCAAATTACAACAGTCAGCATTTTCTGCAGCCCAGCTTCTGTTGAGCAAAATGTTACTGTGagaattttatttacatatcaTCTCAACTCAACAGCAAAACTCCCAGTTcgaagagacagagaaacaaaaccaaaatgcATCCGAAGGccagtttgtttttactttgctGTTGAAGGTGACAATAGATATGGTGAGTCTGTGCACATTAGCCAGTCACTCCACTTGTAATCCTTTAAGGCTTTCTGCCCTTCTTGCGTAGTGACTGTCCTTCTCCAGAGAAGGCGATGAATCTGTTCAATGCGTCATCCTGAGAGGATTAAAATGTAGTTAAATGAAACGACAGCATGAGCGATACATGAGATAATGCATTTAGAGAATTTAatactaataaataaaattaatcacaaaataaaatgctatggGAAAAGGTTGTACTGGAAAAGTGTCAGAAACTGCAAATACAGCCTAGTTACATCCAGTATTAAAAAAAGTGTGATAAAATACTTCACATTTCTTACATCGTCAACAAACTTCCTGGGCTGAGGCCTCGAGTTCCTGATGAAGGTGATCCTGCCAACTTTGAATTCATAGTTGGGAATGCCTCTGTGTGATGAAAGATTAGAGTTTCAGATTAGGTATTTACACACTGATACAATGTTCAGTGTGGTTAAAAAAGCCTGAATAGGTGCCACTAAGGGTCTCCACAAAACTGTGAAACTTTGACCGTCACATATGTCACATGTGCAAAAGCACATCCTAGCTGTCAGGTGCTGCAAGCCTGGGTGAGTCTTTGCAAGTAGCTGAATGGCCAAACTCTGAATAACAGCTGCTAAAAATCAAGCTGGCCACGTCATGCAACACCAAAACGAGAGGACATGGAGAAACAAGTGAGCAACAGGCAGCAGAGAGTTTAACACCTACAGAAACAGCGACAGGCTTTAGACCTCAAACATAATAGCCTTTTGTCATTGCCTTGCTCTACTGGACCATAGCGGTCACTCACAGGGCATCATAGCAATAGTTTGTACATCAGTCTGTAggaccagcaaaaaaacaaaacaaatcgaGAACATGATACAGACTGGCTCACACTGCTAGAACTTTGTCAGAGATTACAGAATGTTAAACGAGGTTTATAACAATAGctatgtttccatctaattgtcaagcGACGTTttaagcaaacttttgaaatgttgctaaaAAGAAAATGCGAATTAGGAACATTTCCATGATCTGGTTTGGAgggaatgaaaaaataaaacccgGCTACGCAAAGCATATAGTTACGTAGTTGACTTTACGCATGGCTGTAATTAACAAGAAGTAGAACCACATTCCATCGTTAATAGAAAGGATCCTTACGAGTAACAGAGTTAGAAGGAGGAGCTTGTTGTGTTGGCGTAACAGTCTGAGCTTGTCAGTGGCAACAAAATAGAAACACTTGTGTGGACATAATTTTGACATATCCAATTATTCCAAAGGAtattgcagcaaaacaaaatctCCCCAAACGAAATCTTAGAGGACATATTAAATAGTTGGATTGTAATATTTAACTTTTAGGCCACTTCATGTCTACACTTGTAAAATACTGAACAACTTTTCACCTTTTGATGTCACTTGGGCCAAGAGGGGCAGGGCTGGGCTCAATCCCTTTTGTTTTACCATCCAAACGATTGCCAGATCCGGTAAAAGCCTGGTGATTAGAAACAGATTAGAAGTTACGTTAACTCCAATTATCATGGCTATTAGAAAttataaagacatttatttgtCTCAGCAACATTTACTCACTCTGAATCCTGTGTCCATGTCAGCGTAACTGCTGGGATCTGCTTCTTCCTCCTGTgaagaaatttgctttatttaagTGTTCACAGCATAAAGTGTACAGATACCTTCAGGGTTTGGTGCTTACTGTTGGTTCTTCCTGGTGCTGAGGTCGTCGTTCAGGCTCTTTGTAACCCAAAGGTGCATCAAAATCCACCTGACAACCAGAGTCACGACACATTAAAAGTGGAGAACACAACAGAATAATTCACTGTTGTTTGTGATAATACAGAAAGTCTTACGTTCATATCGCACTCAATGATGGATACTGCTTTATCTGGCTTGGTCTCCATTACTCGTAGCTCATATatctgaaacaaaacaacagattcCTTTAGCAGTGGTattcagtaaaaagaaataaagacaacaCTAATACAACAGTGTGAGTACAACACTAATTTGAAAAATTTGCCTTTTCATTGTAGTTGATAGCTATGACATCTCCAGTTGTCAAGCAGGCAAAGTTTCTCAATGCGTTCTCCAGTCTGTAATAAAGTGACAACTTAGTTAAACACTTTTGTTAAACACAAAATGTGAATGAGATTATCCTGACTAATATTTCTTACACTGCCTTGGGGTTTGTGATGTCCAGGAAGTCGGGGCTCTGTGGCTGGAACTTTGAGTACGTGGCCACCATAAGGTTAACACTTTCCACTTGAACCAAACCACCTTCCTCCAACAGGAGATTCTGCATCATCTGCAGCAAAGACAATAAAGCACATTTCAGCACTGCCTTGATTGATACTTACAAAGTAGCTTTAAAAGCATTTTCGGAcacaatataaaacatgttgTCAGAGTTTTGTATAGATCACATCCATCATTTTATACATTCCTATAAACTCAGTTACTTTTAttccatatgttttttttaaacttcacttACTTCACTTGATTTTTAAAGtggtattttaatttaatataattatcCTTCATCTACTTAGGAAGCACCACTGGTGACAGCAGACAGTTGTGACACCAACATTAAACTCCTGTTTCTCACCCAGTGTGGCAGGTAGCAGATTCCCTCATCTGCCACAAACTCCAGCACACCACAGTGTGTCATTCTGTCTGAGTTCTTGTTGGTCAGCTTGAACAACATTGGATAAGTGATGTTAAGCCTGCCTGCACACGGAAAAAGACGATAAAGATAATAATTGTCACGGAAGGTTCACACAGGACTTTTATAATGAAGAAGTGCTTAATTTAACTTCCACTTACTGAGCTGGTCGAGAGCTGATGGTGGCATTATTActggagggggaaaaagtgaATTAGTTGAGACAttaaatcacaaaaacacaacccCGACACATAAGGTACAGGTATGAGTGAATTTTAACAATTTGTGACCTTTCACTTTATCATAAATTAATTTGGTCTACTTGGAAAGAAAATGAGAACTTGATCAGTCTAATTAGACGCCTGTATCAGACAACATACTCATGTATCTAACGCTAAAGCAGCAACAAAGCATGTTAGCCAATGTTGAGAATGCAATGCAGACAAAAATATAAGTGGAGGGATGTAGCAGTGtccatgtgtttttattatttataggCTTAACTGGTAGGAGTTTCCTGTGCATCTTTAATAAAGCACTAGCTAATTAGTACCTGTGAGTTTAAAAGGTTAGTACTAACAAATACAGTCCTAATGTAATAATGAGGGAAATATCAccttacaacaacaaaaaaaacaagcaaccATTATTCTGAGAAATTACAGAGAAACTGCTGTACAACTTAATTAAAACCTTCAACACTTATTTTATCAAAAAGCTTGACCTGACAAACGTTTGTCAGATCCAGAACCACAGACATGTTCATAAGCACCAGAACATGAGCCAACATAAGAAACTGACCAACACTAGAAAGCAGGGATGATTCACCGATATCATAGTTTATATTTTTAGTGACTTTTTACTCAATCTGCacttttaactgcatttcacTGGAGACCTTTGAAAGAAAGATGAAGTAAATACTTGTCTAAAAAACAGTCTTCTGAGTGGGGATACGTTTTTGTGGGTGGGCCTTCAAATTTGGGAAACAAAAACAGGGTTCATATATTTGATTGGGACAAGAATCAGAAGGACTAGACTGCTGAAAAACGAGGGGGAGCATTGTGGACCAAAGAATCCAAGATTGACATTTTCCATTTAGCTACCTAAGATATTATCAATTAGTTTATCCAATAAAAACACGACTTTATACTCGATTTACAACAAATTCCTGTATTTACAGTACTTCAAGAGATTTTTACCAAAAACAGTTTGTTCTCAAACGCTTAACTGGCAGTGTATGCCAATATAAGGGTAACTTTTATGACATTAAAGCTCACTTTTGCCTCCTTTCTCCACGTCGGAGCGGTCGTTGGGACCTGCCAGCATGGACACCGAGTAGCAGCGGTACTGGGTGGAGAAGCGGTTCTGAAAGCCCCGGGACATCGGGTGGTCGAATACGTGGAAGGAAAACTGTGGAACAAAGACAataaactaattaaaacatATACTTGAAATATTTTACGTGAGATCGTAACGTCCATTTCCATCATGACAGGGCATCTTCCTGCTGCTGTCGTGTTGTTGTTAGCCGCGCGCTAGCTAAACTGCTCCAAGTAcgatttatttgatttaaatttaatGTATCGTCAACGCTGGACAAAATACAAGTGTTACTCACCATGTCGACAGTTTAGCCCGTTGGTCGTCCAACGACTCAGGTCGAAATATCAGTTTTCTTATTTGAAAAATTGCTTCTGGGCTTTAGATTTCTACTGTTGTCATCCGCTTCTTCCGGAAGTGTACGAGCTGACAGCAGGAAGTGACGACACGACAGACGTTAGCCAATCACAGCAGTCTGTTTAAATAATCAGCAGTTCAGGAACTTCCAGCTGTTTTTCTTAACAGCTGCCAAATGGACCTAGTGGCGAGTTTGTTTTGTCACCTGCTGTTTATAGGGTCAGGAATTACTTCTTCTATATTACGTATAAGAGCTCTCTAtcccttaaaaaacaaacaaacaaacaagaaactCACACTGCACATTAAATTCTATGGATCAACTCATTTCTTCCAGGCCAAGCTTCCTGTCTTCCAGATGACACAACCAGGAATATTTCTCAAAACTGTGTTGACAGGCTGATTAATACTAATAATCAGTAGAGCTACCCTTTAATATTTATCAACCACACTTTACATCCAACATGAATAAATAACACACCAGTCTTATTCAGAGCAACACAGTTTAATGAGTCTTATGAAGACCAAATCAGACATACATAACTAACAGCAGCACACTGGCAACAAGTTAAATGTCATTATAGAGCTAtagttgtaatatttttttgctgaaagaaaaaaaacaaactgtacaaGTCATAGATActgcacataaaatacaaaactgagaaaaggCAGTGTTGTGGTATTGTAGTTGCACTTTGAcagaatatttaaaacattagcAGGTGTGAAGAAGCCCTCTGATGGTAAGGAACAGATTTACACGGATCTGTAAGTTTCCAGGGGTCTCTGGTCAAGTGTGCaatattgttttctgttttctttccagATGCAAGCCTTCATATCAGAGGCCAACTTTTGGCTACTTCTTGATGCATGGCTTCAGGTAACCACTGGCAGTATGCGGACAACAGAACTgtggggggagaaaaaaaatatgatagaaaataaatgacaaGTAGGCTAATCACATTAGACTCAGGCAACGTCATGTCGAGCGCACTGAATCCTCACATTTATCTTCGGTTTtccagacagagaggagggcaTCTCTGCAGTTAACCCTCTTTGACACCAGCTCTCCCAGCAAAGCCTCCGTCCTGGGCTGCAGTCTGAAGCAGCAAAGACACAACAGTTAGAGAAAAGTCCTTCCTTGAAACAAGCCAATTTGTTGATTAACAAAAACGAAGACATGCTTTTCAGGGGACAGGGCAATGTGTGCATGAGAGTACCAACTTACTTTGCCCATGTTTTCAGCATGATGGAGGGGTTTGAGAGAAGGTGGCTGCTGTGTTTCTTTAGTTTAGGACAAACCTGCAAACCAGACAAAGCAAACATTACAAACATAACTAAGTTTTCCAGTCAGGTTTGGTCAGTTGCAGACATCGTTTTACAGCTTTTTAGGGCGTTTTCACACCTGCACATTTTAGGTCCGGTTAAATTCTGACATCAGCATCTGACCAACAAGCAGGGCTGgacgatacggccaaaaatgttatcacaatataaagttttatatctttcgatattgataattatcacaataagtatcaaatctttatttcttttgagtttaaaggctgatttttgctcctcagtgaaagttgaagaaacctgatggttaattgtggtttaaagtCTTCTTTAAgttcagaacatgacaaacatttgattccaaacagtggattacttcacaaatctgagggagaacattaaaaaaatataatgataaaatcctttttcctcaacaaaataaacatcttaataaaaaattcagtcctaatttgtgtgtgattcaagtgaatcaaatcaaacatttattatatttttattgaaataaaattatatcacgataattattgttattgttttattctccAGCCATACCAACAAGCAGAGTGAACGTTCTCACGTGGTTTGCTTGGATTTTTCTCTTTGTGAAAGTTTTCAAACTTATCAAATAATTCGGACCAGAGCAAACAAACTCTAGGTGTGGGTTGGGTGTAGTGGTGATAGTGTAACTATTATTTACTGTATAACTGGAATATGAACCCCAGGAAGAGCAGCTCTACTGGGGATCTTAGGAATACCACGTTTATTTTGGCCTCCAGCAATGGTCAGGACTGGTGTTATTGAACAAATTGATCAGGTAATACCCAAATGAAACTTAAGACTGAACAGAGATGGGGAACTTTGCAGGTTTTGAGTACCTGTCCCTCAAGCAGAAACTTGGCGAACAGCTTGTAACGCTCCAGGCCGTCTGGATATTCCATCTCCACTGCTGGTAGCTGCCAAGCTACACGGACTGCAAGAGAGACACAACAATTAAACACATGTAGTCAGAGACACGTTTCAGCACAAACATAGCCACGGCGCTCAGCTGTAGAAAACTTACAGAAGGTGCTTGAACGGTGACATTTGATGGAGCCAGTGGACGAACAGAACCACGGCGGAGGCGAATCCAGAGGGGAGCCGAAATGACAATACTGTGGTAAAAGCTTGGGGACCCACTCTGCCTCTACTGCTGACACacctgacagagacagaaaggaagaCATTTCACCAGGTGAAACCATCAGCCTGCAAACCTAGTTTTAATAACAGCAGCTCCAATACAATTGAACGAAATTTGTATtcctaaatattttgtataaaaatttaGTATAATGGAAATGTGACTTGTCAACAGGATTTTcaggaaacacaaaatcaaaaatgAGTAAAAACAATATCCACGCAAACAGACACTCATTCAGTACTGATCAATATAGAAGTCAAACATCTGCACAGATTCAGAGTTATGACGGGCAGATGGAAATCGAGTAAGCGCATGTGAATTCAAAACTGTCATGTGAAACAAGGATAAGAAAATCACACTAGAGATGTGAGATGTGACTGGCTTTGATGACACACAGTTCGGCATGTCCCAGCTGCACTTCATATTAACTCAAAGGTTATCAATGTGTGGGTGAGTGAGGGCTTGAAAGGGGAAGCCATACTGAATGCTAACCTTGCTTAAATCTGTGCAACACCTTAGCTATTCCATTCAACCTTAACTTGCACTACACATCTGAAAAGgataaaaagaataaacaagaccctgtttttttttatcccacACTTGACAGCGCTCTACATTTGCACTAAGAGGGCACTAACACAACCTGATACCACATCTGGCGTTTCCCCAAAGTTCATTTACCTCTCATGTACATCTTGGTGGTCTCCATGATCTCCTGGTAGACGACAAACTCCGGCAGTGTTTTAAACAGCGCAGAGGTGGGATGAATGAACACTGGCTCGTCCATTAGAGGCGTCTAtgaacaaaaatagaaaatggtGAGAAGGAGAGTGACAGTGGATTCTCTTACATCACAATAACAGTCCTCAGAGCAACTTACCTTGTATCCATTCTTCCATTTTGGGTCCAGTATGTCTTCAGCCTGTACACGCCTTGCAAGATGGTCTCCCAGTCCGGCCAGAACAATCTGCCGCAAGCAAACCACCTGGTGCTCTGTCGGTGGAGTCATCTTGGGATTCACAAATACTCCCACCTCTGGACACACTGCGTTCACTGTGATGAGAGAACACGAATGATCTTCTGTTTTGTTACTAAAGCACATCATCTGTTAAGTTTTTTCTCTGTgcgcgtgtttgtgtgtgtacctgcgtTGGTAAGTTGCCCTCTGAGCCTCCTGATCTCGACCATGGCTTTATACCTTAGGCCGTTCTCCTCGCAAAACTTCGGAGTACAACCAGCAAATTCACAAGCACCAACAGCACCTGTAATCAGaaatatagtatataataaTCGATGTACTTAATATAAATCATTctgtgcaataaaaaaaataaattgctaaTGCATCTTGCAGTTGGAGGTGAATGTAAAATTTATGTTCAAAACAAAATTTGGGGCACCACAGTCAAATCAAGTGTCTCCTGATGTTAAGTCTCACCCTGAAAACCTGCTTCATGCTGAAACCTGGAagaaatttgtgtttttgaagcCATGTCATGTCACTTTTAAAGGTCAACATATGACAGAGCAACAGTCTATTGCGCAACACTGTCGAGTATTGTCACCTGAACAAAAAGCTTACCCA
This genomic window contains:
- the ufd1l gene encoding ubiquitin recognition factor in ER-associated degradation protein 1; the protein is MFSFHVFDHPMSRGFQNRFSTQYRCYSVSMLAGPNDRSDVEKGGKIIMPPSALDQLSRLNITYPMLFKLTNKNSDRMTHCGVLEFVADEGICYLPHWMMQNLLLEEGGLVQVESVNLMVATYSKFQPQSPDFLDITNPKAVLENALRNFACLTTGDVIAINYNEKIYELRVMETKPDKAVSIIECDMNVDFDAPLGYKEPERRPQHQEEPTEEEADPSSYADMDTGFRAFTGSGNRLDGKTKGIEPSPAPLGPSDIKRGIPNYEFKVGRITFIRNSRPQPRKFVDDDDALNRFIAFSGEGQSLRKKGRKP